From Methylovorus glucosotrophus:
GATTTTGCAGTAGAATTGCGCCATGAATCTTTACTCCCTGGCTAAACCCCTGCTGTTCACGCTGGATGCCGAGCGTGCCCATGACCTGACTTTGCAAGCGCTGCGTACTGGCGAGCGCTATGGCCTAAATCGCATATTGGGGCAGGGCGCATTGCCCGCCACGCCGCGGCGTGTCATGGGCCTGGATTTTCCCAATCCGGTGGGCCTGGCAGCAGGTCTGGATAAAAATGGCGCATGCATTGATGGCTTGGCCCGGCTGGGTTTCGGCTTTATTGAGGTAGGAACGGTCACGCCGCGCGCGCAGCCCGGCAACCCCAAGCCCCGCATGTTTCGCTTGCCAGCGGCGAATGCCATCATTAACCGCTTTGGTTTCAATAATCACGGCGTGGATCAGTTGCTGGAAAATGTGCAGAAAGCGCAATATCGCGGCATTCTCGGCATCAATATCGGCAAGAATTTCGATACCCCGAATGAGCGTGCGGTAGATGATTATCTGATCTGCATGCGTAAAGTCTACGCACACGCCAGTTACATCACGGTGAACATTTCTTCACCCAATACCAAGAATCTGCGACAGCTGCAGGAAAAAGAAGCCCTCTCACAACTGCTGGCTGCCTTGAAGCGCGAGCAGCAAGTGCTGGCTGATCAGCATGGCCGCTATGTGCCAGTGGCCCTGAAAATTGCGCCGGATTTGCAGGATGGGCAGATCAGCGAAATTGCCCGCTTGTTGATGCAGCATCAGATGGATGCGGTGATTGCGACTAACACTACCTTGTCGCGTACCGCCGTGGAGGGCATGCCACATGCCAGCGAGACCGGCGGCTTGTCCGGAGCTCCCGTGCGTAATCTTTCCACGAGGGTTATTCATGCATTGGCGACGCAGCTGGCGGGCGCATTGCCTGTTATCGGCGTCGGCGGTATTTTGTCGGGGGAGGATGCCCGCGAAAAGATCGAGGCGGGTGCCAGCCTGGTTCAACTCTACAGCGGACTGGTCTATCGCGGTCCAGCGCTGGTCAAGGAGGCATGTACCGCGATCGGTTAATGTCGGGAGAACGTCATGCGCAAAAATGTGGGTTCCAATGATAGCGTGATGAGAATATTGTCCGGTGCGGCATTGCTGGGGGCGATGTACTGGGTCGAGTCGCCCTGGCGCTGGCTGGGCTTGTTGGGCATTGCTTACCTCATTACCGGCATATTGCGCTGGTGTCCGGCCTATGCCTTGTTCGGCGTCAGTACCTGTACGCCACCTGTCGACGAGTGATGCTGCTGCCTGTTCTGTATTCCTATCGTCGTTGCCCTTATGCCATGCGCGCTCGCATGGCCTTGCGCTATGCGGGCATTGACGTTGAGATTCGTGAAATTTCGCTGCGTGATAAACCGCAGCACTTACGCCAGGTCTCTCCCAAGGCTACTGTTCCGGTCCTGATATTGCCCGACGGCCAGGTGGTTGATCAAAGCCTGGATATCATGCAATGGGCGCTGGCGCAGCATGATCCCGAACAATGGCTGGGGCAGAGTGACGCTGCCATGCATGCGCTGGTGAAACAGAACGACGAAGAGTTCAAGCGAGCTCTGGATCGCTATAAATATCCGGATCGTTATCCGGAACATCCACAAAGCACTTACCGCGCGGATGGCGAACGCTTTCTGCAGGTGCTGGAGTCCAGTTTGCATCTGCATGGATGCCTGTTTGGTACCAGCCCGACGTATGCTGACATCGCCATATTCCCGTTTATACGGCAGTTTTCCATGGTGGAACCGGACTGGTTTGTGGTCGCGCCTTACCCTCGGTTGAAGACGTGGCTGGCGCAGCGGATACAAAGCCCGCTGTTTGAGTCGATCATGGAAAAATATCCCACCTGGCAAGAGCCGGTAGCTGAGTCTTCAGGTGTCACCTGAGCGTCCTCCAGTTCCGGGGCTGACGCCTCTGTAAATCATAGCCGCCATATTAAAAAGCCCCCGTCCATCGCTGGAGCGGGGGCTTTTTTGTGTGGATTGAACTCAGTCTGCCGTATGCGTTTCCAGGGCAGGGCTGTTGTTGGCATCCCCATCCTCAAAATGCAGCTGGATGGCATCGTTCTCGTCGATATCCACTTCGACGCGACCACCATTGGCCAGGCGACCAAACAGCAACTCGTCGGCCAGACCACGGCGTATGGTGTCCTGAATCAGGCGTGCCATCGGACGTGCGCCCATCAGTGGGTCGAAGCCCTTCTTGCCGAGATAAGCCTTGAGTGCATCGGTAAAGGTGACTTCGACCTTCTTCTCGTGCAGCTGATCTTCCAGTTGCATGAGGAACTTGTCGACCACACGCATGATAATTTCCTGCGACAGTGGTGCAAACGATACCGTGGCATCCAGACGATTGCGGAACTCGGGACTGAACAGGCGCTTGATTTCAGCCAGATCGTCACCCGCTGTTTTACCCAGCGTAAAGCCGATGCCCGTCTTGGAGATGGCTTCTGCTCCCGCATTGGTAGTCATGATGATGGTGACATTGCGGAAATCCGCCTTGCGGCCGTTGTTGTCGGTCAGCGTGCCATGGTCCATCACCTGCAACAGGATGTTGAAAATATCCGGATGGGCTTTTTCAATTTCATCCAGCAGCAGTACGCAATACGGATGCTTGTTGATGGCCTCGGTCATCAGGCCGCCCTGCTCAAAGCCCACGTAGCCAGGAGGCGCACCAATCAGGCGCGATACCGCATGACGCTCCATGTATTCGGACATGTCAAAGCGAATCAGCTCTATGCCCAGGGTGTAGGCCAGCTGGCGTGCCACTTCGGTCTTGCCGACGCCGGTGGGGCCGGAGAACAGGAAGGAACCGATAGGCTTGTTGGTGCTACCCAGGCCGCTACGCGCCATCTTGATGGCAGCAGACAATGCCTCAATGGCCTTGTCCTGACCAAACACGGTGGCCTTGAGATCACGTTCCAGCGTTTTCAGCGCATTGCGGTCATCACTGGAGATGTTCTTGGGCGGAATGCGTGCCACTTTGGCAATAATGTCTTCGATTTCCTTGTTGCCAATGACTTTCTTCTGCTTGGACTTCGGCAGGATGCGCTGCGCAGCACCGGCTTCATCAATCACGTCAATCGCCTTGTCTGGCAGGTGACGGTCATTGATGTACTTGGCGGCAAGCTCCGCTGCAGTGCTCAAGGCAGCCATGGTGTATTTCACGCTGTGGTGCTGTTCAAAGCGCGACTTCAGGCCTTTGAGGATTTCCACGGTTTCAGCCACGGTAGGCTCAACCACATCCACCTTCTGGAAGCGGCGGGAAAGCGCGTGATCTTTTTCAAAAATACCGCGGTACTCCTGATAGGTGGTCGCACCTATGCATTTGAGCGAGCCATTGGACAGCGCAGGCTTCAGCAGATTGGACGCATCCAGGGTGCCGCCGCTGGCAGCACCTGCGCCAATCAGCGTATGGATCTCGTCAATGAACAAGACGGCATCGGGCTGCTCTGCCAGTTTTTTCATCACGGCTTTGAGGCGTTGCTCAAAATCGCCGCGGTATTTGGTACCGGCCAGCAGAGCACCCATGTCCAGTGAGTAGATGACGGCATTGGCCAGCACTTCAGGCACATTGCCTTCGACAATGCGGCGTGCCAGACCTTCGGCAATGGCGGTTTTACCCACACCAGCTTCGCCTACCAAGAGCGGGTTGTTCTTGCGACGGCGGCACAGGGTTTGAATGACGCGTTCGATTTCATTGCCACGCCCGATCAGTGGATCGATCTTGCCTGCCAGCACTTGCTGGTTAAGGTTGAGCGTAAAGCTTTCCAGCGCACTACCAGGCGCAGCTTCGGCTTCAGCCTCCTGCTCGGTTTCTGCGCGCTTGCTGGTGTTGTCGGTGACCTTGGCAACGCCATGGGCGATGAAATTCACTACATCCAGGCGAGTAATGCCTTGCTGATGCAGGAAGAAAACGGCGTGCGAATCCTTTTCGCCATAGATGGCGACCAGCACGTTGGCGCCAGTGACTTCTTTCTTGCCGGAAGACTGCACGTGCAGAATGGCGCGCTGAATCACGCGCTGGAAGCCGAGGGTAGGCTGGGTGTCTACCTCATCCGAGCCCTCTACAATCGGAGTGTGTTCTTCGATGTAGTGCACCAGTTCGGAACGCAAAGTGTCGAGATTGGCACCGCAGGAGCGCAACACGTCCGCCGCTGTCGGGTTGTCTATCATGGCCAGCAGCAGGTGCTCCACCGTGATTAGCTCATGGCGTTTTTGCCTGGCGTCCATAAAGGCCATATGTAGTGAGACTTCAAGTTCCTGGGCGATCATTTTGCACTTCCTCAGACTTCTTCCATTGCGCATTGCAGCGGATGTTGATATTCACGGGCATAGCCCAATACCTGATTTACTTTGGTTTCGGCGATGTCGTGCGGATAAACGCCACAGATACCTGCGCCTTCCGTATGAACTTTGAGCATGATTTGCGTCGCCTGTTCACGGCTTTTGTTAAAAAAACGCTGAATCACTTCTACAACAAATTCCATGGGGGTGTAGTCATCGTTCAACAGAATCACTTTATACATGGACGGCGGTTTTGGCCGAGCCGTTTGCTTTTCTGTGACGATTCCCTCTTGATGCTTCGTACTTGCCATAGTGATGCCTATTTTGAGCCGAATCAGAAATAATTCAAGCCTGAATTAAGTGTGGGTAATCCGGCCAGTTCGACTGTTTGATGATATGAATGCAAATTTCGCGCCCGCCTTAGCCTCCCAAGGCGAAGCAGGCCGGGGTGCTAGGGGTAAATGCGGACGCTTTTGACGATACGGTCATGGGTTTGCACGATTTCAAGCGCGTGCGTGCCAATCTTGAAGCTGGTGCTCGGCTCCGGAATATCCTCAAAATGCTCAAGTATCAATCCATTTAATGTTTTGGGGCCATCCAGCGGTAAATTCAAGCCCAACTTGCGATTTAAATCGCGCAGGCTGCTGGAACCATCCACCAGCCAGCTGCCATCTTCTTCGTGTATATACTTGCTGGTGCGCAATGGCGACTGGGTGGTGAAGTCGCCAATGATCTCTTCCAGTATGTCTTCGAGCGTGACCAGGCCTTTCAGTTCACCGTATTCGTCCACCACCAGCCCCATGCGTTGCTGCTGCTCCTGAAATTGCTGCATCTGGGTATATAGCGGGGTGCCGGAAGGCACAAAGTAGGGTTCGGCGATAATCTCCTGCAAGGCTTCCTTGTCCAGCTCACCACCGCGCAGCTGGTTGATGACTCTGCGCACATGGATAAAGCCAATAATTTCTTCCCCGGGGCCTTGCTTGACCGGCAGCTGGGTGTGATGGCTGCTGGAGATATGCTGCAATATGTCATCCATTGGAGCATCCATGTCGATGGTATCGATCAGGGTATGCGCGGTCATCACATCATCTACCGTGATTTTTTCCAGCTCAAACAGATTCAGCAATATGGTGCGGTGCTTCTTGGGAATGTAATTGGCTGAATCGCTGACGATGGTACGCAACTCTTCCATGGAGATAGCATGGCTATGGTCGGCAAAGTTGACGCGTATTCCCAGCAATCTTAAGAGGCCGCTGACAAACAGATTCACGAACCAGACGGCCGGGTATAACACCTTCAACAAGGGGTAAAGGACATAGCTGACAGCAAACGCCAGTTTTTCCGGGTAGGCCGCTGCAATGACTTTGGGGGAGATTTCGCCGAACACGAGAATGAAGAAGGTGACGCTCAGGGTGCCTATCATCAGCACCCACTCGCCTTCGCCCAGCAGCTGCACGCTAATGACGGTGACCAGGGTGGCCGAGGCGGCGTTGGCAAAATTGTTGCCGAGCAGTATCACGCCTAGCAGTTTGTCCGTCTTGCTCAGCAGGTGGCTGGCGAGGCGGGCGCCGCGGTGGCCGCTTTTTGCCAGATGGCGCA
This genomic window contains:
- a CDS encoding quinone-dependent dihydroorotate dehydrogenase — encoded protein: MNLYSLAKPLLFTLDAERAHDLTLQALRTGERYGLNRILGQGALPATPRRVMGLDFPNPVGLAAGLDKNGACIDGLARLGFGFIEVGTVTPRAQPGNPKPRMFRLPAANAIINRFGFNNHGVDQLLENVQKAQYRGILGINIGKNFDTPNERAVDDYLICMRKVYAHASYITVNISSPNTKNLRQLQEKEALSQLLAALKREQQVLADQHGRYVPVALKIAPDLQDGQISEIARLLMQHQMDAVIATNTTLSRTAVEGMPHASETGGLSGAPVRNLSTRVIHALATQLAGALPVIGVGGILSGEDAREKIEAGASLVQLYSGLVYRGPALVKEACTAIG
- a CDS encoding YgaP family membrane protein, producing MRKNVGSNDSVMRILSGAALLGAMYWVESPWRWLGLLGIAYLITGILRWCPAYALFGVSTCTPPVDE
- a CDS encoding glutathione S-transferase, which translates into the protein MLLPVLYSYRRCPYAMRARMALRYAGIDVEIREISLRDKPQHLRQVSPKATVPVLILPDGQVVDQSLDIMQWALAQHDPEQWLGQSDAAMHALVKQNDEEFKRALDRYKYPDRYPEHPQSTYRADGERFLQVLESSLHLHGCLFGTSPTYADIAIFPFIRQFSMVEPDWFVVAPYPRLKTWLAQRIQSPLFESIMEKYPTWQEPVAESSGVT
- the clpA gene encoding ATP-dependent Clp protease ATP-binding subunit ClpA: MIAQELEVSLHMAFMDARQKRHELITVEHLLLAMIDNPTAADVLRSCGANLDTLRSELVHYIEEHTPIVEGSDEVDTQPTLGFQRVIQRAILHVQSSGKKEVTGANVLVAIYGEKDSHAVFFLHQQGITRLDVVNFIAHGVAKVTDNTSKRAETEQEAEAEAAPGSALESFTLNLNQQVLAGKIDPLIGRGNEIERVIQTLCRRRKNNPLLVGEAGVGKTAIAEGLARRIVEGNVPEVLANAVIYSLDMGALLAGTKYRGDFEQRLKAVMKKLAEQPDAVLFIDEIHTLIGAGAASGGTLDASNLLKPALSNGSLKCIGATTYQEYRGIFEKDHALSRRFQKVDVVEPTVAETVEILKGLKSRFEQHHSVKYTMAALSTAAELAAKYINDRHLPDKAIDVIDEAGAAQRILPKSKQKKVIGNKEIEDIIAKVARIPPKNISSDDRNALKTLERDLKATVFGQDKAIEALSAAIKMARSGLGSTNKPIGSFLFSGPTGVGKTEVARQLAYTLGIELIRFDMSEYMERHAVSRLIGAPPGYVGFEQGGLMTEAINKHPYCVLLLDEIEKAHPDIFNILLQVMDHGTLTDNNGRKADFRNVTIIMTTNAGAEAISKTGIGFTLGKTAGDDLAEIKRLFSPEFRNRLDATVSFAPLSQEIIMRVVDKFLMQLEDQLHEKKVEVTFTDALKAYLGKKGFDPLMGARPMARLIQDTIRRGLADELLFGRLANGGRVEVDIDENDAIQLHFEDGDANNSPALETHTAD
- the clpS gene encoding ATP-dependent Clp protease adapter ClpS, yielding MASTKHQEGIVTEKQTARPKPPSMYKVILLNDDYTPMEFVVEVIQRFFNKSREQATQIMLKVHTEGAGICGVYPHDIAETKVNQVLGYAREYQHPLQCAMEEV
- a CDS encoding HlyC/CorC family transporter — its product is MQLGALAVLLLISAFFSIAETSLMSLNRYRLRHLAKSGHRGARLASHLLSKTDKLLGVILLGNNFANAASATLVTVISVQLLGEGEWVLMIGTLSVTFFILVFGEISPKVIAAAYPEKLAFAVSYVLYPLLKVLYPAVWFVNLFVSGLLRLLGIRVNFADHSHAISMEELRTIVSDSANYIPKKHRTILLNLFELEKITVDDVMTAHTLIDTIDMDAPMDDILQHISSSHHTQLPVKQGPGEEIIGFIHVRRVINQLRGGELDKEALQEIIAEPYFVPSGTPLYTQMQQFQEQQQRMGLVVDEYGELKGLVTLEDILEEIIGDFTTQSPLRTSKYIHEEDGSWLVDGSSSLRDLNRKLGLNLPLDGPKTLNGLILEHFEDIPEPSTSFKIGTHALEIVQTHDRIVKSVRIYP